From a region of the Vanrija pseudolonga chromosome 2, complete sequence genome:
- the EGD1 gene encoding Nascent polypeptide-associated complex subunit beta has translation MDKEKIAKLQAQVRIGGKGTPRRKVVKKSVTASQGDDRKLQAALKKLGVQPITGVEEVNMFKEDGNVLHFAAPKVAVHAALPSNTLAIYGQGQTKELTELVPGILNQLGPDSLANLRRLAESYQTLTARQAAASGEKKEGEVAGDDDEIPDLVENFDEAEKKDEVAADQLD, from the exons ATGGACAAGGAGAAGATCGCCAAGCTCCAGGCTCAGGTCCGCATCG GTGGCAAGGGTACCCCCCGCCGCAAGGTCGTCAAGAAGTCGGTGACTGCCTCGCAGGGTGACGACCGCAAGCTCCAGGCTGCTCTCAAGAAGCTTGGTGTCCAGCCCATCACCGGTGTTGAGGAGGTCAACATGTTCAAGGAGGACGGCAACGTGCTTCACTTCGCTGCCCCCaagg TCGCTGTCCACGCTGCCCTCCCCTCCAACACCCTCGCCATCTACGGCCAGGGCCAGACCAAGGAGCTTACCGAGCTCGTCCCCGGTATCCTCAACCAGCTTGGccccgactcgctcgccaacctccGTCGCCTGGCCGAGTCTTACCAGACCCTTACCGCCCGCCAGGCTGCTGCCTCtggcgagaagaaggagggtgaggtcgccggtgacgacgacgagatcccCGACCTGGTGGAGAACtttgacgaggccgagaagaaggacgaggtcgctgccgaccagctcgactAA
- the HPM1 gene encoding Histidine protein methyltransferase 1 — MFKFSFNIDDEDDTVVVAPSADKSVSAASSSTPRAPPQPSKRISLTDLLATLPENFSYSPLAHPLGGAPLLRRDLYDARFQLAQGEAASEAYVDADTDLIPGTYEGGLKSWEGGVDLVEVIARGVGSGRSGKGKAAAGSEEADVGRWVRGARVLEVGCGTGLPSAYLLRSLLASPEASTTRTTLHLQDYNLPVLSLVTLPNLVLAALPSLPASARAAAETAADEDEEDDDDDEAPRRPFDPTRAGTLDVTPALVEAFTALLEERGIDLVFTYGDWSGMAVDLAGEAKYNLVLTAETIYAEESVGPLIDVLRGSVAPGAAKAKPVALEDSLEALSVGDWSKEPLVVSDPVILVAAKVLYFGVGGGLDSFVARVEELGGWTTRVHDWVRGVGRAVVRIGW; from the exons ATGTTCAAGTTCTCCTTCAACATT gacgacgaggacgacacggttgtcgtcgcgcccagcgccgacaaGTCTGtctcggcagcctcctcctcgaccccgcgcgcaCCTCCACAGCCAAGCAAGCGCATCTCGCTCACCGACCTG CTCGCAACGCTCCCAGAAAACTTCTCCTACTCGCCCCTCGCGCACCCGCTGGGCGGCGCCCCGCTCCTCCGTCGCGACCTGTACGACGCGCGCttccagctcgcgcagggcgaggccgcgtccgaggcgtatgtcgacgccgacaccgacctCATCCCCGGCACGTACGAGGGCGGCCTGAAGAGctgggagggcggcgtggacctcgtcgaggtcatcGCGCGGGGAGTGGGCAGCGGGCGCTccggcaagggcaaggccgcggccgggagcgaggaggccgacgtgGGCAGGTGGGTGCGCGGGGCGCGtgtgctcgaggtcggctgTGGCACGGGCCTCCCATCCGCCTACTTgctgcgctcgctcctcgcctcgcccgaggCCAGCACCACGCGCACCACGCTCCACCTGCAGGACTACAACCTGCCCGTGCTCTCGCTTGTCACGCTGCCCaacctcgtgctcgccgcactgccgtcgctgcccgcctcggcgcgtgcggcggccgagactgctgccgacgaggacgaggaggatgatgacgatgacgaggcgccacgccggccgTTCGACCCCACCCGCGCCGGCACACTAGACGTGACCCCCGCACTGGTCGAGGCGTTCAccgccctgctcgaggagcgcggtATCGACCTTGTGTTCACGTACGGCGACTGGTCGGGCATGGCGGTCGACTTGGCCGGCGAGGCCAAGTACAACCTTGTGCTTACTGCCGAGACAATTTATGCCGAGGAGAGCGTCGGCCCGCTTATCGACGTCCTCCGCGGATCTGTGGCACCTGGTGCGGCAAAGGCCAAGCCAGTGGCACTCGAGGACTCGCTCGAGGCCctcagcgtcggcgactGGAGCAAGGAGCCGCTCGTGGTCTCTGACCCTGTGATCCTAGTTGCTGCCAAG gtGCTCTActttggcgtcggcggcggactGGACAGCTTTGTGGCGCGGGTTGAGGAGCTCGGTGGCTGGACGACGCGCGTGCACGACTgggtgcgcggcgtcggccgggCCGTGGTGCGCATTGGGTGGTAG